A region of Nitrospinota bacterium DNA encodes the following proteins:
- a CDS encoding hydrogenase iron-sulfur subunit encodes MAEETKVVKKTGVYICSGCGIGGAVDVSQLEKVATGELKIPVCKTHPFLCDAEGARVIKDSIVNDGVNAVVVAACSPRVNYDIFDFGESVLLDRVDLREKVAWSHEPGHEDTLMLAQDYLRMGLAKMKEMNYPEPVKEQVDDTILVIGGGITGLAAARSASLAAHKVRLVEKTGRLGGWANAFPKVLPRKSPYTTPEDNDIVSRVREVETDPNITVHLNSTIKSISGAPGMFDVVINDGAESTARVGAIVLATGWKPYDMGKLAHLGAGLPDVVSNVEFEQMAAGGSIKRPSDGKPAKSVAFIQCAGSRDENHLPYCSSVCCAVSLKQAMYARQSGCTATIIYKDIRTTGESEFFYKDAQQDPGVFLTKGDVAGVESANGELLVTVDNTLLGGQVKIAADLLVLATGLVPTTYDPSVTVDKPAEQMTDRDKFKIGKAPILNLTYRKGSELPDLKNGFPDSHFICFPYETQRTGIYAAGAVRHPMDMKSAMSDAAGAALKAIQCVKLVGQGKAVHPRAGDTSYPDFFLQRCTQCKRCTEECPFGTLDEDEKGTPKPNPTRCRRCGVCMGACPERIINFKNYSVPMIASMIKSMEIPDEFSGKLRALAFICENDAMPAVDMAGIMRQKYDPELRVIPLRCLGSTNLVWIADALASGVDGILMIGCKHGDDYQCHFVKGSELANYRMGKVQETLNRMMLEPERIRVESLAINEYHRVPEIINSFMETLRKFDPNPNKGF; translated from the coding sequence ATGGCTGAAGAAACAAAGGTTGTCAAAAAGACCGGCGTTTACATCTGCTCCGGTTGCGGCATAGGCGGGGCGGTGGATGTAAGCCAGCTTGAAAAAGTGGCCACCGGCGAATTGAAAATACCCGTATGCAAGACCCATCCGTTCCTGTGCGACGCGGAAGGGGCGCGGGTAATAAAAGACAGCATAGTGAACGACGGCGTGAACGCGGTGGTGGTGGCGGCGTGTTCCCCTCGCGTAAATTACGACATATTCGATTTCGGCGAGAGCGTGTTGCTGGACCGGGTGGACCTGCGCGAAAAAGTGGCGTGGAGCCACGAGCCCGGCCACGAGGACACGCTTATGCTGGCGCAGGACTATCTGCGGATGGGCCTGGCTAAAATGAAGGAGATGAACTATCCCGAGCCGGTGAAAGAGCAGGTGGACGACACCATACTGGTCATCGGCGGCGGGATAACTGGCCTTGCGGCGGCCAGGAGCGCCTCCCTGGCCGCCCACAAGGTGCGCCTTGTGGAGAAAACCGGGCGGCTGGGCGGCTGGGCCAACGCGTTCCCGAAGGTTCTGCCGCGCAAAAGCCCATACACCACGCCGGAGGATAACGACATCGTCAGCCGCGTCCGCGAGGTGGAGACAGACCCAAACATAACCGTTCACCTGAATTCCACCATCAAGTCCATCTCCGGCGCGCCGGGCATGTTCGACGTGGTCATCAATGACGGGGCCGAGTCAACAGCGCGGGTAGGGGCTATTGTCCTGGCCACCGGTTGGAAACCCTACGACATGGGCAAGCTGGCCCACTTGGGCGCGGGCCTGCCGGACGTGGTAAGTAATGTGGAGTTCGAGCAGATGGCCGCTGGCGGCTCCATAAAACGGCCGTCCGACGGCAAACCGGCCAAGAGCGTTGCGTTCATCCAATGCGCCGGGTCGCGGGACGAGAACCATCTTCCATACTGCTCATCTGTGTGTTGCGCCGTGTCGCTCAAGCAGGCCATGTACGCCCGGCAGAGCGGATGCACGGCCACGATAATCTACAAGGATATCCGCACCACCGGCGAGTCGGAGTTCTTCTACAAGGATGCCCAGCAGGATCCGGGCGTGTTCCTCACCAAGGGGGATGTGGCCGGGGTGGAAAGCGCCAACGGCGAGCTGTTGGTAACCGTGGACAACACGTTGCTGGGCGGGCAGGTGAAAATCGCGGCTGACCTGCTGGTGCTGGCCACGGGGCTTGTGCCTACTACATATGATCCGTCCGTGACGGTGGACAAACCGGCGGAGCAGATGACCGACCGTGACAAGTTCAAGATAGGCAAGGCGCCCATTTTGAACCTTACCTACAGGAAAGGCTCCGAGCTTCCCGATTTGAAGAACGGTTTCCCGGACTCCCACTTCATCTGTTTCCCCTACGAGACCCAGCGGACAGGCATATACGCCGCCGGGGCCGTGCGTCATCCCATGGACATGAAGAGCGCCATGAGCGACGCGGCGGGCGCGGCTTTAAAAGCCATCCAGTGCGTTAAGCTGGTAGGGCAGGGGAAGGCGGTCCACCCGCGGGCGGGGGACACAAGTTATCCCGACTTTTTCCTGCAAAGGTGTACACAGTGCAAGCGATGCACAGAGGAATGCCCCTTCGGCACGCTGGACGAGGACGAAAAGGGGACGCCAAAACCCAATCCCACCCGGTGTCGGCGGTGCGGCGTGTGTATGGGCGCCTGCCCGGAGCGCATCATAAACTTCAAGAACTACTCGGTGCCGATGATAGCCTCCATGATCAAGTCCATGGAGATACCCGACGAGTTCTCGGGCAAACTGCGCGCCCTGGCGTTCATTTGCGAGAACGACGCCATGCCAGCCGTGGACATGGCCGGTATCATGCGCCAGAAGTACGACCCGGAGTTAAGGGTTATACCCCTCCGGTGCCTGGGCTCCACAAACCTTGTGTGGATAGCCGACGCGCTGGCCTCCGGCGTGGACGGCATACTGATGATCGGTTGCAAACATGGCGACGATTACCAATGCCATTTCGTGAAAGGCTCGGAGCTGGCCAATTACCGTATGGGCAAGGTGCAGGAAACTCTCAACCGCATGATGCTGGAGCCGGAGCGGATACGGGTGGAGTCTTTGGCCATCAACGAGTACCACCGGGTGCCGGAGATAATCAACAGCTTCATGGAAACGCTGAGGAAATTCGACCCGAACCCCAACAAGGGTTTCTAG
- a CDS encoding CoB--CoM heterodisulfide reductase iron-sulfur subunit A family protein, whose amino-acid sequence MNNSLLVIGGGIAGMTAAVEAAECGQKVYLIEKEAYLGGRVARMNKYFPKLCPPYCGMEINFRRIRVNPHIEILTLSEVVSITGQKGDFTATIKTAPRYVNNKCTTCKECEGVCPVSRPDEFNYGMSQTKAVYLPHAMAMPMKHVIDMSVCKGQSCGECAKVCNYGAIDLSMEPSETQVKVASVVYATGWKPYDASKIANLGYGSVANVINNVEMERLAAINGPTGGKILRRDNGGPVNTVAFVQCAGSRDENHLQYCSSICCLASLKQATYVREQYPDSEVYVFYIDLRAPGKYEAFYTRVAADPKIKVIKGKVAKVEQAPDGRAVVTAEDIMGGGKMSVSCDLVVLATGMEPAYNGNGVKPDGYGFMPAENMAPGVFSTGVAKRPQDVTSSIQDATGAALFSLQCSAGEASHG is encoded by the coding sequence ATGAACAACTCCCTCCTTGTCATTGGCGGCGGGATAGCTGGCATGACCGCGGCGGTGGAGGCCGCCGAGTGCGGACAGAAAGTTTATCTCATCGAGAAAGAGGCGTATCTGGGCGGCAGGGTGGCCCGGATGAACAAATATTTCCCGAAACTGTGCCCCCCCTATTGCGGCATGGAGATTAATTTCAGGCGAATCAGGGTAAACCCGCACATCGAAATCCTCACCCTGTCCGAGGTGGTTTCCATCACCGGCCAGAAGGGCGATTTCACCGCCACCATCAAAACCGCCCCCCGTTACGTAAACAACAAGTGCACCACATGCAAAGAGTGCGAGGGCGTCTGCCCGGTTTCGCGGCCTGACGAGTTCAACTACGGCATGAGCCAGACAAAAGCCGTTTACCTGCCCCACGCCATGGCCATGCCCATGAAACACGTGATAGACATGAGCGTTTGCAAGGGGCAATCCTGCGGCGAGTGCGCCAAGGTATGTAATTACGGCGCCATTGATTTGAGCATGGAACCCAGCGAGACCCAGGTGAAAGTGGCCTCGGTGGTTTATGCCACGGGCTGGAAACCTTATGACGCGTCGAAAATAGCCAACCTTGGTTACGGCTCCGTAGCCAATGTCATCAACAACGTGGAGATGGAGCGGCTGGCGGCCATAAACGGCCCCACCGGCGGCAAGATCCTGCGGCGCGACAACGGCGGGCCGGTGAATACCGTGGCATTCGTCCAGTGCGCGGGTTCGCGGGACGAGAACCATCTGCAATATTGTTCCTCCATCTGCTGTCTTGCCTCGCTCAAACAGGCAACCTATGTGCGGGAGCAATACCCGGACAGCGAGGTTTACGTTTTCTATATAGACCTGCGCGCTCCGGGCAAATACGAGGCGTTTTACACCCGTGTGGCGGCGGATCCGAAGATAAAGGTTATAAAGGGCAAAGTTGCCAAGGTGGAGCAGGCTCCGGACGGACGCGCCGTGGTGACCGCCGAGGACATCATGGGCGGCGGGAAGATGAGTGTATCGTGCGACCTGGTGGTGCTGGCCACGGGTATGGAGCCTGCCTATAACGGGAATGGCGTCAAGCCGGATGGATATGGATTCATGCCTGCGGAGAACATGGCGCCGGGCGTTTTCTCCACCGGTGTGGCCAAAAGGCCGCAGGACGTGACCTCGTCTATACAGGACGCCACGGGGGCGGCGCTTTTCTCCCTGCAATGCTCCGCCGGGGAGGCCAGCCATGGCTGA